One segment of Brassica napus cultivar Da-Ae chromosome C3, Da-Ae, whole genome shotgun sequence DNA contains the following:
- the LOC106389575 gene encoding activating signal cointegrator 1 complex subunit 2 isoform X1 — protein sequence MSHRRSNHQDENARSIPKGQQKFFPKVSLSSSLRQSDSSSRAPAPGGSSSRVRIGDQGQLVSSKTPAQGGGSFVDYLPQDEAVAAGLGPEEGGLDPVESQGVVDLLNRELARLLKLSPRLFWREVASDASLHDFLDSFLQFRSRWYDFPFHGVKGVVAGVVVGEIDLCRRVFMVLYRISSHRDPGARAADSLSQKDHEVLLQEKKLLDLPKLLDICAIYGHENAELTKSLIENAVKSQVGVPDNLKTMLSHFLGILHTMHRRCTSSLETLFTSANSEDHGSKQLHSDLLEVLDFINDGVVSLDALTSAYPPAALILACPIDTSYGSDELLSSLVRLHDSLLPSLHRGFQVLFKDGNHDSLSDISTSLTMLSTRIGSLCWRILDICYLSKDLSDHESSIPAVTKMFPSRVEDPMVRADILIQTFREISGLSDQSLESKNRLLLKIEKSYRIIDRLRSLQKAGWISMEDEQLQYLSMIMLHSGGTVSVKEAPLLLTDGRNTTELMDENAIVMQSKISQIKDIFPEYGNGFLAACLEAYNQNPEEVIQRILEGTLHEDLQRLDTSSETMPQPKPAPTLGSKDKGKGKLIESDTSGSGIYTEQPIARPSLPDSSASSTAVGRFVRKPKDDTPSYKILDARKESDRERNAALLAQYEYDDEYDDSFDDLGFSVGESATGESESFGSNRAGQAESEPSAASKWGSRKNPQFYVKDGKNYSYKVAGSVAVANANEASLVNEAQEDMILGLGRGGNIPLGAVRKLTEYQAQRDDKGQSNVSVNASDGQENVRFGRGRGRGRGMAREQTQEKSNDNSNNSEATTEAENGGGRGRGRGRRGGGGGRNRNHKDRAMKKHIASVSGF from the exons ATGTCTCACCGTCGATCAAATCATCAAGACGAGAACGCCAGATCCATCCCCAAGGGCCAGCAAAAGTTCTTCCCCAAAGTTTCCCTCTCCTCGTCGCTCAGGCAATCGGATTCCTCTTCCAGAGCCCCCGCTCCTGGTGGCAGTAGCAGTAGGGTTAGGATCGGGGATCAGGGACAGCTGGTATCATCCAAAACTCCGGCTCAAGGCGGTGGCAGTTTCGTTGATTACTTACCTCAGGACGAAGCCGTGGCGGCTGGTCTCGGGCCTGAGGAGGGAGGCTTGGATCCGGTGGAGTCTCAGGGAGTGGTGGATCTACTCAATAGAGAGCTTGCGAGGCTGCTCAAGCTTAGTCCTAGACTGTTTTGGAGAGAAG TGGCTAGTGATGCGTCTTTGCACGATTTTCTGGATAGCTTTCTGCAGTTTAGAAGCAGGTGGTATGATTTCCCTTTTCATGGTGTCAAGGGAGTTGTAGCCGGCGTGGTTGTTGGAGAGATTGACCTGTGCCGCCGTGTTTTCATGGTTTTGTATAGAAT ATCTTCCCATAGGGATCCTGGTGCTCGAGCTGCTGATAGCCTTAGTCAGAAAGATCATGAAG TTCTCTTGCAGGAAAAAAAGTTACTGGACTTGCCAAAGTTATTGGATATATGCGCTATTTACGGGCATGAGAATGCAGAGCTCACAAAATCTTTA ATTGAGAATGCTGTGAAATCACAAGTCGGAGTTCCTGATAATTTGAAAACAATGTTGTCTCATTTCTTGGGCATCCTGCACACAATGCATCGGCGTTGCACCTCATCGTTGGAG ACCTTGTTTACGAGTGCAAATAGTGAAGACCATGGGAGCAAACAACTCCATTCTGACCTTTTGGAG GTTCTGGACTTCATAAATGATGGAGTTGTGTCTTTGGATGCTCTCACTTCTGCTTATCCACCAGCAGCTTTAATCTTAGCATGCCCTATTGACACGAG TTATGGGAGCGATGAACTTCTCAGCAGCCTTGTTCGGTTGCATGATTCATTGCTTCCATCACTTCATCGTGGCTTCCAGGTCTTGTTCAAGGATGGAAACCATGATTCTCTGTCAGATATATCAACGAGTTtaaccatgttgtcaacaaGGATAGGAAGTTTATGCTGGAGAATATTAGATATCTGTTATCTCAGCAAGGATTTGTCCGATCACGAATCCTCAATTCCAGCTGTCACGAAGATGTTTCCATCAAGAGTAGAGGACCCTATGGTAAGGGCAGATATACTGATCCAAACATTCAGGGAGATCAGTGGACTTTCCGATCAGTCACTGGAAAGCAAGAACCGATTACTACTAAAGATTGAGAAGAGTTACAGGATAATTGATAGGCTCAGGAGTTTACAGAAAGCAG GATGGATATCAATGGAAGATGAGCAGCTTCAATATCTGTCGATGATCATGTTGCATTCTGGAGGTACAGTCTCTGTGAAGGAGGCGCCGCTTCTTCTAACTGATGGTAGAAACACCACCGAGCTTATGGATGAAAACGCTATAGTTATGCAATCCAAGATCAGTCAGATAAAAGACATATTCCCTGAGTATGGGAACGGTTTCTTAGCTGCGTGTCTTGAAGCCTATAACCAGAATCCAGAAGAAGTTATACAAAGGATTCTTGAAGGAACACTCCATGAAGATTTGCAGCGATTGGATACTTCATCGGAGACCATGCCACAGCCTAAACCGGCTCCAACTCTTGGAAGCAAAGACAAAGGGAAAGGAAAGCTCATCGAATCTGACACTAGTGGCTCTGGTATCTACACGGAGCAACCCATCGCACGTCCCTCACTTCCAGATTCATCAGCCTCGTCCACAGCGGTTGGTAGATTTGTCAGAAAGCCAAAGGATGATACTCCAAGCTACAAAATTCTAGATGCAAGAAAAGAATCGGACAGAGAGAGGAACGCAGCTTTACTTGCACAATACGAGTACGACGATGAATACGATGATTCTTTTGATGATTTGGGTTTCAGCGTTGGGGAATCAGCTACTGGAGAAAGCGAGTCATTTGGTAGTAACAGAGCTGGCCAAGCAGAATCTGAACCTTCTGCTGCTTCGAAGTGGGGAAGCAGAAAGAATCCTCAGTTCTATGTCAAGGATGGTAAGAACTACAGTTACAAAGTGGCAGGCTCTGTTGCGGTGGCAAACGCAAACGAAGCTTCGCTGGTAAATGAAGCTCAGGAAGATATGATACTTGGCTTGGGACGTGGAGGTAACATTCCTCTCGGAGCGGTTAGGAAGCTGACAGAGTATCAGGCACAGAGAGATGACAAGGGTCAGTCTAATGTTAGCGTGAACGCAAGCGATGGACAAGAGAATGTGAGATTCGGGAGAGGAAGGGGTAGAGGAAGAGGAATGGCGAGGGAGCAAACACAAGAGAAGAGTAATGACAACAGTAACAACTCAGAGGCTACTACAGAGGCGGAGAATGGAGGAGGAAGGGGTCGAGGGAGGGGAcgaagaggaggaggtggaggaagGAATCGTAATCATAAAGACAGAGCTATGAAGAAACACATTGCTAGTGTTTCTGGTTTCTAG
- the LOC106389575 gene encoding activating signal cointegrator 1 complex subunit 2 isoform X2, translating into MKEKKLLDLPKLLDICAIYGHENAELTKSLIENAVKSQVGVPDNLKTMLSHFLGILHTMHRRCTSSLETLFTSANSEDHGSKQLHSDLLEVLDFINDGVVSLDALTSAYPPAALILACPIDTSYGSDELLSSLVRLHDSLLPSLHRGFQVLFKDGNHDSLSDISTSLTMLSTRIGSLCWRILDICYLSKDLSDHESSIPAVTKMFPSRVEDPMVRADILIQTFREISGLSDQSLESKNRLLLKIEKSYRIIDRLRSLQKAGWISMEDEQLQYLSMIMLHSGGTVSVKEAPLLLTDGRNTTELMDENAIVMQSKISQIKDIFPEYGNGFLAACLEAYNQNPEEVIQRILEGTLHEDLQRLDTSSETMPQPKPAPTLGSKDKGKGKLIESDTSGSGIYTEQPIARPSLPDSSASSTAVGRFVRKPKDDTPSYKILDARKESDRERNAALLAQYEYDDEYDDSFDDLGFSVGESATGESESFGSNRAGQAESEPSAASKWGSRKNPQFYVKDGKNYSYKVAGSVAVANANEASLVNEAQEDMILGLGRGGNIPLGAVRKLTEYQAQRDDKGQSNVSVNASDGQENVRFGRGRGRGRGMAREQTQEKSNDNSNNSEATTEAENGGGRGRGRGRRGGGGGRNRNHKDRAMKKHIASVSGF; encoded by the exons ATGAAG GAAAAAAAGTTACTGGACTTGCCAAAGTTATTGGATATATGCGCTATTTACGGGCATGAGAATGCAGAGCTCACAAAATCTTTA ATTGAGAATGCTGTGAAATCACAAGTCGGAGTTCCTGATAATTTGAAAACAATGTTGTCTCATTTCTTGGGCATCCTGCACACAATGCATCGGCGTTGCACCTCATCGTTGGAG ACCTTGTTTACGAGTGCAAATAGTGAAGACCATGGGAGCAAACAACTCCATTCTGACCTTTTGGAG GTTCTGGACTTCATAAATGATGGAGTTGTGTCTTTGGATGCTCTCACTTCTGCTTATCCACCAGCAGCTTTAATCTTAGCATGCCCTATTGACACGAG TTATGGGAGCGATGAACTTCTCAGCAGCCTTGTTCGGTTGCATGATTCATTGCTTCCATCACTTCATCGTGGCTTCCAGGTCTTGTTCAAGGATGGAAACCATGATTCTCTGTCAGATATATCAACGAGTTtaaccatgttgtcaacaaGGATAGGAAGTTTATGCTGGAGAATATTAGATATCTGTTATCTCAGCAAGGATTTGTCCGATCACGAATCCTCAATTCCAGCTGTCACGAAGATGTTTCCATCAAGAGTAGAGGACCCTATGGTAAGGGCAGATATACTGATCCAAACATTCAGGGAGATCAGTGGACTTTCCGATCAGTCACTGGAAAGCAAGAACCGATTACTACTAAAGATTGAGAAGAGTTACAGGATAATTGATAGGCTCAGGAGTTTACAGAAAGCAG GATGGATATCAATGGAAGATGAGCAGCTTCAATATCTGTCGATGATCATGTTGCATTCTGGAGGTACAGTCTCTGTGAAGGAGGCGCCGCTTCTTCTAACTGATGGTAGAAACACCACCGAGCTTATGGATGAAAACGCTATAGTTATGCAATCCAAGATCAGTCAGATAAAAGACATATTCCCTGAGTATGGGAACGGTTTCTTAGCTGCGTGTCTTGAAGCCTATAACCAGAATCCAGAAGAAGTTATACAAAGGATTCTTGAAGGAACACTCCATGAAGATTTGCAGCGATTGGATACTTCATCGGAGACCATGCCACAGCCTAAACCGGCTCCAACTCTTGGAAGCAAAGACAAAGGGAAAGGAAAGCTCATCGAATCTGACACTAGTGGCTCTGGTATCTACACGGAGCAACCCATCGCACGTCCCTCACTTCCAGATTCATCAGCCTCGTCCACAGCGGTTGGTAGATTTGTCAGAAAGCCAAAGGATGATACTCCAAGCTACAAAATTCTAGATGCAAGAAAAGAATCGGACAGAGAGAGGAACGCAGCTTTACTTGCACAATACGAGTACGACGATGAATACGATGATTCTTTTGATGATTTGGGTTTCAGCGTTGGGGAATCAGCTACTGGAGAAAGCGAGTCATTTGGTAGTAACAGAGCTGGCCAAGCAGAATCTGAACCTTCTGCTGCTTCGAAGTGGGGAAGCAGAAAGAATCCTCAGTTCTATGTCAAGGATGGTAAGAACTACAGTTACAAAGTGGCAGGCTCTGTTGCGGTGGCAAACGCAAACGAAGCTTCGCTGGTAAATGAAGCTCAGGAAGATATGATACTTGGCTTGGGACGTGGAGGTAACATTCCTCTCGGAGCGGTTAGGAAGCTGACAGAGTATCAGGCACAGAGAGATGACAAGGGTCAGTCTAATGTTAGCGTGAACGCAAGCGATGGACAAGAGAATGTGAGATTCGGGAGAGGAAGGGGTAGAGGAAGAGGAATGGCGAGGGAGCAAACACAAGAGAAGAGTAATGACAACAGTAACAACTCAGAGGCTACTACAGAGGCGGAGAATGGAGGAGGAAGGGGTCGAGGGAGGGGAcgaagaggaggaggtggaggaagGAATCGTAATCATAAAGACAGAGCTATGAAGAAACACATTGCTAGTGTTTCTGGTTTCTAG
- the LOC106389574 gene encoding interferon-related developmental regulator 1: MSKKAQPKNAPMDLFDSDDDTCSLSSFYTMRSEIPRMDEVHVQKDVMLDQSLDALYEKRSSTREQALASIVDAFKSDLQHEFVEKNFATLLDRCLHCIKKRSTKESSLASHVIGLLALTVGLGDQAQENLEESVTPLSQALKSSREALKITSILECLAVITFVGGANAEQTERSMQIIWQMIDPKLVSNVVATKPSPAVITTVVSSWTFLLTTVDRWTLGPKILQETVTYLSTLLEKDDRSVRIAAGEALALMFELGILEKFDAEAKGSDNGSVKEESEALINMHRLISKVTDQVRDLAVEAGGKGCAKKDLNTQRSLFKDLVEFLEGGVAPETSTRVGGASIETSTWCQMIQLNFLKHFLGGGFIKHMQENEFLHDVFSFTPKKIGGHSTMTNEEKRLFQSPNSAVSKARTKLMNKERMISLTRKFYSISS, encoded by the exons ATGTCTAAGA AAGCTCAGCCTAAGAACGCCCCGATGGATTTGTTTGATAGTGATGATGATACGTGTAGTTTAAGCTCCTTCTACACCATGCGGTCTGAGATACCTCGCATGGATGAAGTTCATGTTCAGAAAGATGTTATGTTGGATCAGTCCCTTGATGCTCTCTATGAGAAAAG GAGTTCTACGAGAGAGCAAGCTTTGGCTTCCATTGTTGACGCATTCAAAAGTGACTTGCAGCATGAGTTTGTGGAAAAGAA CTTTGCCACCTTGTTGGATCGGTGTTTACACTGCATCAAGAAAAGGTCCACTAAAGAGTCCTCACTAGCATCACATGTTATTG GGTTGCTAGCTTTAACTGTTGGACTTGGGGATCAAGCACAAGAGAATCTAGAAGAATCCGTCACTCCTCTTTCTCAAGCCCTTAAATCTAGTCGTGAAGCCTTGAAAATAACTTCG ATTCTTGAGTGTTTAGCAGTCATAACCTTTGTTGGTGGAGCCAATGCAGAGCAAACCGAGAGATCTATGCAAATAATATGGCAAATGATTGACCCTAAACTGGTTTCTAAT GTTGTTGCAACCAAACCTTCACCTGCTGTAATAACAACTGTTGTCTCTTCCTGGACGTTTCTGCTCACAACAGTTGATAGATGGACTCTAGGTCCCAAAATTTTGCAAGA GACCGTCACTTATCTCTCCACACTTTTGGAAAAGGATGACCGATCAGTACGTATAGCTGCTGGTGAAGCTCTTGCTCTTATGTTTGAGTTGGGAATTCTAGAGAAGTTTGATGCGGAAGCCAAAGGGTCTGATAATGGATCAGTGAAAGAAGAAAGTGAGGCATTGATAAACATGCATAGATTGATATCTAAGGTCACTGATCAAGTTCGAGACCTCGCTGTAGAGGCAGGTGGTAAAGGTTGTGCTAAGAAAGATCTCAACACACAACGAAGTTTGTTCAAGGACCTTGTTGAATTTCTTGAG GGTGGAGTGGCACCTGAAACCTCTACAAGAGTTGGAGGAGCCTCTATAGAGACGTCAACTTGGTGCCAGATGATACAG TTAAATTTTTTGAAGCATTTCCTTGGGGGTGGCTTTATCAAACATATGCAGGAGAATGAGTTCCTACACGATGTGTTTAGTTTCACTCCAAAGAAAATTGGTGGACATTCTACTATGACTAATGAAGAAAAG AGGTTGTTTCAGTCGCCAAACTCAGCTGTCAGCAAAGCAAGGACGAAACTCATGAACAAGGAGAGGATGATATCTCTAACAAGGAAGTTTTATTCAATTAGTAGTTGA
- the LOC106389573 gene encoding calcium-transporting ATPase 1 has product MENYLNENFGDVKPKNSSDEALQRWRKLCWIVKNPKRRFRFTANLTKRSEAEAIRRSNQEKFRVAVLVSQAALQFINGLKLSSEYTVPEEVRKAGFEICPDELGSIVEGHDVKKLKIHGGTEGLTEKLCTSITSGIGTSEDLLSVRKEIYGINQFTESPSRGFWLFVWEALQDTTLMILAACAFVSLIVGILMEGWPIGAHDGLGIVASILLVVFVTATSDYRQSLQFKDLDAEKKKIVVQVTRDKMRQKISIFDLLPGDIVHLGIGDQVPADGLFLSGFSVLIDESSLTGESEPICVNVEHPFLLSGTKVQDGSCKMLVTTVGMRTQWGKLMATLSEGGDDETPLQVKLNGVATIIGKIGLFFAVITFAVLVQGLATRKLQDGSHWAWTGEELMSVLEYFAVAVTIVVVAVPEGLPLAVTLSLAFAMKKMMNDKALVRNLAACETMGSATTICSDKTGTLTTNHMTVVKACICGKARDVNCSDAARYLASSIPESAVRILLQSIFTNTGGEIVVGKGNKTEILGSPTETALLEFGLALGGDFQKERQASDVVKVEPFNSTKKRMGVVIELSGEHFRAHCKGASEIVLAACDKYINKDGDVVPLDEASTSHLNNIIEEFASEALRTLCLAYLEIGNEFSSEDPIPSGGYTCIGIVGIKDPVRPGVKESVAICRAAGITVRMVTGDNITTAKAIARECGILTDDGIAIEGPEFREKSEEELLKLIPNLQVMARSSPMDKHTLVRNLRTMFQEVVAVTGDGTNDAPALHEADIGLAMGISGTEVAKESADVIILDDNFSTIVTVAKWGRSVYINIQKFVQFQLTVNVVALIVNFLSACLTGNAPLTAVQLLWVNMIMDTLGALALATEPPQDDLMKRTPVGRKGNFISNVMWRNILGQSLYQLVIIWCLQTKGKTMFDIDSDLTLNTLIFNTFVFCQVFNEISSREMEKIDVFTGILKNYVFVGVLTCTVVFQVIIIELLGTFADTTPLNWSQWFVSIVLGFLGMPIAAALKMIPVGAH; this is encoded by the exons atggagaactACTTGAACGAAAACTTCGGTGATGTGAAGCCTAAGAACTCCTCCGACGAGGCGCTGCAGCGTTGGAGGAAGCTCTGCTGGATCGTGAAGAATCCTAAGAGGCGGTTCAGATTCACTGCTAATCTGACGAAACGTTCCGAGGCGGAGGCgattcgtcgttctaatcag GAAAAGTTTCGAGTGGCGGTGTTAGTTTCACAAGCTGCACTTCAGTTCATTAATG GTTTAAAGTTGTCTAGTGAGTACACAGTACCTGAAGAAGTAAGAAAAGCTGGATTTGAGATTTGTCCTGATGAGTTGGGATCGATTGTAGAAGGGCATGATGTGAAAAAGTTGAAAATTCATGGTGGAACTGAGGGCCTGACAGAGAAACTCTGTACTTCGATTACTAGTGGCATTGGTACATCTGAAGACCTGCTGAGTGTAAGAAAAGAAATTTACGGAATCAACCAATTCACAGAGAGCCCCTCTCGTGGCTTTTGGTTATTTGTTTGGGAAGCCCTGCAGGATACCACCCTCATGATTCTAGCTGCATGTGCTTTTGTATCGCTTATAGTTGGGATACTCATGGAAGGGTGGCCGATTGGTGCCCATGACGGACTTGGTATAGTGGCGAGTATTCTTCTTGTTGTGTTTGTCACCGCCACGAGTGATTATAGGCAATCCTTGCAGTTCAAGGACCTGGATGCAGAGAAGAAAAAGATTGTGGTTCAGGTTACTAGAGATAAAATGAGGCAAAAGATCTCGATATTTGATCTACTGCCTGGCGATATTGTTCACCTTGGCATTGGGGATCAAGTTCCAGCTGATGGGCTTTTTCTCTCTGGTTTTTCTGTTCTGATAGATGAATCGAGCTTGACTGGAGAGAGTGAACCCATTTGTGTCAATGTGGAGCACCCCTTTCTTCTTTCAGGTACCAAGGTTCAGGATGGATCTTGCAAAATGTTGGTGACTACAGTTGGAATGAGGACTCAATGGGGTAAACTGATGGCTACACTAAGTGAAGGCGGCGATGATGAGACACCTTTGCAAGTAAAGCTAAATGGTGTGGCAACCATCATTGGCAAAATAGGTTTATTTTTCGCTGTGATTACGTTTGCTGTTTTGGTGCAAGGGTTGGCTACTCGGAAGCTTCAAGATGGTTCTCACTGGGCCTGGACTGGTGAAGAGTTGATGTCGGTCCTGGAATATTTTGCTGTTGCTGTAACAATTGTTGTGGTCGCGGTCCCAGAAGGTCTGCCTTTGGCTGTCACATTAAGTCTTGCTTTTGccatgaagaagatgatgaacgaCAAAGCGCTTGTGCGGAATCTAGCTGCTTGTGAGACAATGGGATCTGCAACAACTATTTGTAGTGACAAGACTGGAACTCTGACAACAAACCACATGACAGTTGTAAAAGCCTGCATCTGTGGAAAAGCCAGAGATGTTAATTGTTCCGATGCTGCTAGGTATTTAGCCTCTAGTATCCCTGAGTCTGCTGTTAGAATTCTACTGCAATCTATATTTACCAACACTGGTGGTGAGATTGTTGTGGGGAAAGGAAACAAAACCGAGATACTGGGATCACCCACAGAAACTGCTCTGTTAGAATTTGGGTTGGCACTCGGAGGGGACTTTCAAAAAGAAAGACAAGCCTCAGATGTTGTGAAAGTTGAGCCCTTTAACTCTACAAAGAAAAGAATGGGAGTTGTCATTGAGCTGTCTGGAGAACATTTCCGGGCGCATTGTAAGGGTGCTTCTGAGATAGTTTTAGCTGCCTGTGATAAGTACATCAACAAAGATGGTGATGTTGTTCCCCTTGATGAAGCATCTACTAGTCACCTAAATAACATTATTGAAGAATTTGCTAGTGAAGCACTTCGAACTCTTTGCCTTGCTTATCTGGAAATCGGTAATGAATTCTCATCAGAAGATCCGATTCCAAGTGGAGGATACACTTGCATAGGTATTGTGGGCATCAAAGACCCTGTTCGCCCTGGTGTCAAGGAGTCTGTTGCGATCTGTAGAGCTGCTGGAATCACAGTCAGAATGGTTACTGGAGATAACATTACTACTGCAAAGGCTATAGCCAGGGAGTGCGGGATATTGACTGATGATGGCATAGCTATCGAAGGCCCTGAGTTCAGGGAAAAAAGTGAAGAGGAATTGCTCAAGCTAATCCCAAATTTGCAG GTCATGGCTCGATCGTCACCCATGGATAAGCATACTTTGGTGAGAAACCTCCGTACAATGTTTCAGGAAGTCGTTGCAGTGACAGGTGATGGAACAAATGATGCTCCTGCCCTTCATGAAGCTGATATTGGACTTGCAATGGGAATTTCTGGAACCGAG GTGGCAAAAGAGAGTGCGGATGTGATTATCCTAGATGATAACTTCTCGACGATTGTCACTGTTGCCAAATGGGGCCGTTCTGTGTACATAAACATTCAGAAATTTGTTCAGTTCCAGCTGACAGTAAACGTTGTGGCTCTTATTGTCAACTTCTTGTCAGCCTGCCTTACTG GAAACGCGCCTCTAACAGCTGTCCAGCTACTATGGGTTAACATGATAATGGACACACTTGGAGCACTCGCGCTAGCCACAGAACCACCACAGGACGACCTGATGAAGAGAACACCAGTGGGAAGGAAAGGAAACTTCATAAGCAATGTAATGTGGAGGAACATCCTTGGCCAGTCACTATACCAGCTTGTCATCATATGGTGTCTCCAAACAAAGGGGAAGACAATGTTCGATATCGACTCCGACTTAACACTCAATACCCTTATCTTCAACACCTTCGTCTTCTGCCAG GTGTTCAATGAGATAAGCTCGAGGGAAATGGAAAAGATTGATGTGTTCACGGGGATACTGAAGAACTACGTGTTCGTAGGGGTTCTAACGTGTACGGTGGTGTTCCAAGTTATCATAATAGAGCTACTTGGTACGTTTGCTGATACAACACCACTAAATTGGAGCCAATGGTTCGTAAGCATCGTGCTAGGGTTCCTTGGCATGCCTATTGCTGCTGCCTTGAAGATGATTCCAGTTGGCGCACACTAA